The genomic segment TCTTCCTTCTTTATTCTTACCAATGTTTTCCTTAATAAAGAGATACCGGTTGTTCCACATAATAACGATGGAATTAATCTGCTTCTCTATTTGTAAAAAAACAAACTAGATCTTTAAGATCCGCACTAATGTTAAAATCAACTATAGGTATCGTAGGCCTGGGCTATGTAGGACTCCCCCTTGCGGTAATCTTCGCCCAAAAATACAAAACCATCGGCTTCGATATCAAAGCCGAGGCCATAGAGAACTACAGGCAGGGCATCGACCACAACAACGAAGTGGATGCCGAGGGATTCAAGGCCGCTCGATACATCACCTATACCGCAGAGGCTCAAGATCTGCAGGCAGCGGATTTCATAATCATTGCAGTCCCAACCCCAATCGATGCCGCCAATCAGCCGGATCTCACCCCACTAATCAGTGCCTCAAAAATCGCCGGAGCAAACCTTAAAAAAGGCGCAACCGTCATCTATGAGTCCACCGTTTTTCCAGGTGCCACCGAAGATATCTGTGTCCCGATTCTGGAAGAAATGTCAGGACGAAAATGGAAGCAGGACTTTTTCGTCGGTTATTCTCCGGAACGCATTAACCCCGGTGACAAAGAACATACCCTGACCACCATTACCAAGGTGGTCTCCGGCGACACCCAGGAAACGCTGAAGAAAGTATCCCGACTCTACAGCTCCATAGTTAAGGCCGGTGTCTTTGAAGCAGCTTCAATCAAAGAAGCGGAAGCCGCAAAAGTTATCGAAAACACTCAGCGCGATCTCAATATCGCTTTGGTCAATGAACTCGCCATTATCTTTGACAAATTGGGCATTGATACTAAAAACGTTCTCGATGCCGCAGGCTCAAAATGGAACTTCCTACCCTTCAAACCCGGCCTGGTCGGCGGCCACTGCATAGGTGTTGATCCGTACTATCTCACCTGGAAGGCCGAATCCGTCGGCTACAATCCCCAGGTTATCCTCTCCGGCCGCAGAATAAACGATAATATGGGCAAATTCATCGCTGAGAAAACAGTGAAGATGATGCTTAACGGGGGAGTAGAGGTCAAAAACACCAAGGTGGGGATTTTAGGCCTCACGTTTAAAGAAAACTGTCCTGATCTACGCAATTCGAAAGTTATTGATATTATAGATGAGCTCAATTCTTATGGCGTGCAGACTATGGCGCACGATCCACTGGTATCTTCACAACAGGCATTTACATATGCAAATATCGAGCTTGCAGATTTCCAGGACTTCCATGATCTGGGAGCACTTATTATTGCAGTTCCCCACAGGCAGTATACGGAGTTGAATATAAAAGATTTTGTCAGGACCCTAAAACCCAACGGCTGCATTATCGATGTGAAATCAATGCTTGATCTGGAAGAGATTAAAAAACAAGAGTGCAATTTTTGGCGATTGTGAACTATGATGGCGGTTTACAGGGAAATACAGAACCTTGGCATTTTACCTTTTGGCCAGCCATCGAAAGTTTTAGAACTGCGATCAGACGGTTAGAATTAAACATAATACTCACAAGAGTCATGCAAAGACTTGCCCCAAGCTATTCTAGTGAGAGAAGTATATTATGATTCATCGAATCCGAATATACCTTACATCCACGGGGTTGGGCCCAGATATCGTGCGAGCCATGGTTGGTAGTGTGGGGATTCGCATCGTTGGAATGCTCTGTGCATTTTTGGTTGGTATACAACTTGCGCGTACCTTAGGTGCAGATGGTTATGGTGTTTATGGGTTAGCTTTGTCTATTCTTTCTATAGGAGCAATTCCCATGCAATTCGGCCTACCAGCATTATTGACACGGGAGGTCGCAGCTGCTGAAGTAAAAAATGATTGGCCAATAATACGTGGTGTATTACGTTGGTCAAACCGCACAGTACTAATGTTGTCATTTGTCACATCAATCGTGATCTTAACAGCTTTGCTCATCTTTAAGGACCAAATAGATAGTGAGTTGCAATATGCATTAATTGCTGGATTATTGTTAATGCCGCTTGTCGCATTGGGGAATCTGCGTGGAGCCGCACTACGTGGCTTGCGCCATATTGTGAAAGGGCAATTTCCTGACATTATCATCCGTCCAGCAATGTTTTCTTTGATGTTGCTTTTTGTACCAATTATTTTAACTCGAGGACTTAATCCAGTTAATGCAATGGTTGCACACTCCATTGCAGCAGTAATTTCATTTACAGTAGCGGGAGCTTTACTTCGGGTTGTTTTGCCAGCAGCTTGTAAAGATACTTTACCAGAAATTCGGGCAAAGCTGTGGTGGAAGAGTGCCATACCGATGGCATTGGCAGAAGGCTTACGGTTGTTGCAGGGTAATTTGTCTATTTTGCTTTTAGGGGTAATCTCCACAACTGCTATGGTGGGAGTTTTTCGAGTGGCAAGTTCCACGGCAATGCTTTTAATTGTTCCAGTCAGTCTAATCCATACAGTTTCTGCCACCTTTTTCTCACGTTTATATGCTGCTAAGGACTATCAGAGATTGCAACTCATGTTAAAATGGGTTTCTTTAGCAATGGTTTTAGGAGTTTTTGTGGTTACCCTACCTTTTCTTCTGGTTGGTGAGCAACTCCTTGCTTCAGTTTTTGGCGCTGAGTTTCTTTTGTCCAATACCCCTTTGCTCATACTTAGCGCTGGTAGTATGATTGGTTCTGCATTTGGAGCTAGCGTAACCTTGTTAAATATGACAAATCACGAGAAGCGGGTAACGCGGGCCTTTGGATTGTCCTTATTGATTTTGGGGGTGGGGGCACCGTTATGTATAATGTTGTGGGGCGCCGTAGGAGCAGCATTGGCCAACTCGATTGCATTTATTTCGTTTAGTGTGCTTACATGGTGGGATGTGCGGCATCTTTTGCATTTAGATACATCACTAATTGCATTCATTAGGCTAGATGCTCGTTACAAATAAACCAAGAATAAAAATGTAAATACCCCAAATTAAGACAGAGAGTAAACTCTGCTTTGGTTAAATTATGCTTAGCCTGAGTTATTACTCGGCCGCTTGAGGCGCTCAAAGTTAGTATTAATGGTTTGCTAAGATTTCTAATGCCTTTAGATGCCGTCCGCTTGTGGCGGGTGGTAAAAAAAAAGCAAGAGTCGTGGATCGCAGAGTCCATTCTAGCTTTTTGTATATGATCTGTTGTCTTAATATTTCAGTTAAATTTGAAAGCGTCTCTCGAAAAAAAGTACGCTTGAATCCGAAGAACGGAAAATAATCTGACCATTGGATAATAAATGATATTGATCGCTAAATTATTAAGAACAATTTCTAGTGCGATAGATATTTTTAGAACTAAGATTCTTATAAAATATTATAGTCTTAAATACCAGAATTGTGACCTTACTGGGACTAGGATTGGCCGTAGAGTAACTATCGTCTGCACAGATGATTCGAAATTGATTCTTAAAAATTGTTGTATTTCAAATGGGGTAACAATCAAGGCAGATCATGGTGGCTATGTCAAGGCATCAAATTGTTTTTTTGGGGAAAATAGTATCATCGTTGCATGTCGTTCGATTAAAATTGGTTCAGATTCACTACTTGCTGAAATGGTGGTGGTTCGAGATCAGAATCACCGATTTTCGAATTCAGGTAAACCATTGGCAGATCAAGGATTTGATAAGGCATCGATACATATTGGGTCTAACGTTTGGCTGGGAGCTAAAGTAACAGTCTTAGCTGGTTCAAACATAGGTGACGGGACAGTCATTGGCGCACATTCTCTAGTTAGGGGGGACATCCCTCATAATTGTCTCGCTGTAGGCACACCTGCTACTGTTAAAAAATATTTGCGCGTTTAATGAAGAAACTAGCTATTATACTCCCAGATTTACGAGGAGGGGGGGCAGAACGTTTGGCCGTGTATCTGGCGAATCACTGGGCTGCACGTGGCCACACCATCGAATTTGTCCTTATGCGGAAGGAAGGTGAGTTATTGTCCCTGGTGTCGCCAGCCATCCAGGTAGTTGGCTTTGAAGCCCGACGTATCAGAGGTGTGGCATTCCCGTTAGTCAAATATCTGAAGCGAAACAAACCCGATGTTATTTGGGCTGGGATGTGGCCTCTAACCTCTGCGGCAGTGATTTCTTGGCTGGCGGCCGGACGGCCTGGAAAGATATTCCTTATGGATCACAATCAGCTTAGCGTCTCGTGCCGACGAGAACTTAAAATCTCACTATGCCCTCTTAAGGCCCTGATGCGGATTACCTACCCATTTGCGACGGGTGTGATGGCGGTGTCAAGAGGCGTGGCAGATGATATTCGCCGCCTGGGTAATTTCTCAAAGGATCGGGTGAAGGTGATTTACAATCCTGCCGCTACAGGTATTTCATCTAAACGCGAACCACCAGAAGTCCGCACAAGATTATGGGGGGCTGGTTTTTCGCACCACATTTTGACTGTTGGATCGTTAAAGACGCAAAAAAACCATGAGTTGCTCATCCGTGCTTTTGTCAAAATTCCGCCAAGTTTGAATGCAAAACTCACAATTTTAGGAGAGGGCGAGCTTCGTCCAGTGCTTGCAAAGCTAATTGATGGTCTGGATATGCAAGATCGCGTGTCTTTACCTGGTTTTGCGATAGACCCCTATCCATGGTTCCGAAGTGCAGATTTGTTCGTTTTGTCCTCCAGTTGGGAAGGGTTGTCAAACGTGATTATCGAGGCGCTTGAGTGTGGTCTGCCTGTGGTGAGTACCGATTGTCCCAGTGGGCCAGCAGAGATACTCGAAAGCGGCCGTTACGGAAAACTTGTGCCTGTGGGTAATGCCGATGCCTTGGCTGAAGCCATGCTATCTAGCCTGAATGAAAAACACGACCGCCAGGCTTTGATCAATCGGGCCAAGGATTTCTCAGTAGAGAAGATCGCTGAGGAATACTTGGATTATTTTCGGGAATGTGGAGTCAAGGTATGAATGTGACAGTGCGGGCTTGCCCGATTTGCGGTGCAAAAAACTCGAAGGACCATGCATTCCCCTACGCCACCCGTTACAACGGGAGATTGTTTTGCTACTTGCACTGCGTATCCTGCAACAGTGTATTTGTTGACCCGATACCTGATGATGCGACTTTCGCTCGGATGTACGCAAAAGCTGAGTACCACGACTGCCACTATGAGGGAAAAGACGGCGGTGAATACACGGCGTCAGCGCAACTGCTCAAGCAATACCTGCCAGTGGGCGCATCCGTGCTGGACTATGGTTGTGGTGTTGGCGCTTTCTTACATGCGTTGAGCGAAGAGGGGTTTAATCCTTTCGGGGTGGAGTTTGACAAGGATGCCGCCGATTTTGCTGGTCAAAAAGCTGGCTGCGAGGCTGTGTCTGTTGACGACTTCCTGATACGCCCAGAAAAACCAATGTTTGATGCAATTCATTTTGGTGACGTGCTTGAACACCTGCCCGACCCGTCCGGCACTCTTGAGGAATTATTAGGCAACCTAAAACCTGGTGGCGTGCTATTTGTCGAAGGGCCGCTGGAGATCAACCCTAGTCCGGTTTACTGGGTTGCCCGTATCTTTGGCGCAATCAAACGAATAGTGCGGCCATCTTTTATCGCCGGCCATGAGCCTACCCACCTTTTTCGAACTGCTGCAAGTCAGCAAATGGCCTTCTTTTTTTATGTTGAACCAAACCTTAACTTGAAGTACTGGCAAATTTATGAGACC from the Desulfopila inferna genome contains:
- a CDS encoding glycosyltransferase, which codes for MKKLAIILPDLRGGGAERLAVYLANHWAARGHTIEFVLMRKEGELLSLVSPAIQVVGFEARRIRGVAFPLVKYLKRNKPDVIWAGMWPLTSAAVISWLAAGRPGKIFLMDHNQLSVSCRRELKISLCPLKALMRITYPFATGVMAVSRGVADDIRRLGNFSKDRVKVIYNPAATGISSKREPPEVRTRLWGAGFSHHILTVGSLKTQKNHELLIRAFVKIPPSLNAKLTILGEGELRPVLAKLIDGLDMQDRVSLPGFAIDPYPWFRSADLFVLSSSWEGLSNVIIEALECGLPVVSTDCPSGPAEILESGRYGKLVPVGNADALAEAMLSSLNEKHDRQALINRAKDFSVEKIAEEYLDYFRECGVKV
- a CDS encoding acyltransferase, with the protein product MILIAKLLRTISSAIDIFRTKILIKYYSLKYQNCDLTGTRIGRRVTIVCTDDSKLILKNCCISNGVTIKADHGGYVKASNCFFGENSIIVACRSIKIGSDSLLAEMVVVRDQNHRFSNSGKPLADQGFDKASIHIGSNVWLGAKVTVLAGSNIGDGTVIGAHSLVRGDIPHNCLAVGTPATVKKYLRV
- a CDS encoding oligosaccharide flippase family protein is translated as MIHRIRIYLTSTGLGPDIVRAMVGSVGIRIVGMLCAFLVGIQLARTLGADGYGVYGLALSILSIGAIPMQFGLPALLTREVAAAEVKNDWPIIRGVLRWSNRTVLMLSFVTSIVILTALLIFKDQIDSELQYALIAGLLLMPLVALGNLRGAALRGLRHIVKGQFPDIIIRPAMFSLMLLFVPIILTRGLNPVNAMVAHSIAAVISFTVAGALLRVVLPAACKDTLPEIRAKLWWKSAIPMALAEGLRLLQGNLSILLLGVISTTAMVGVFRVASSTAMLLIVPVSLIHTVSATFFSRLYAAKDYQRLQLMLKWVSLAMVLGVFVVTLPFLLVGEQLLASVFGAEFLLSNTPLLILSAGSMIGSAFGASVTLLNMTNHEKRVTRAFGLSLLILGVGAPLCIMLWGAVGAALANSIAFISFSVLTWWDVRHLLHLDTSLIAFIRLDARYK
- a CDS encoding nucleotide sugar dehydrogenase, whose product is MLKSTIGIVGLGYVGLPLAVIFAQKYKTIGFDIKAEAIENYRQGIDHNNEVDAEGFKAARYITYTAEAQDLQAADFIIIAVPTPIDAANQPDLTPLISASKIAGANLKKGATVIYESTVFPGATEDICVPILEEMSGRKWKQDFFVGYSPERINPGDKEHTLTTITKVVSGDTQETLKKVSRLYSSIVKAGVFEAASIKEAEAAKVIENTQRDLNIALVNELAIIFDKLGIDTKNVLDAAGSKWNFLPFKPGLVGGHCIGVDPYYLTWKAESVGYNPQVILSGRRINDNMGKFIAEKTVKMMLNGGVEVKNTKVGILGLTFKENCPDLRNSKVIDIIDELNSYGVQTMAHDPLVSSQQAFTYANIELADFQDFHDLGALIIAVPHRQYTELNIKDFVRTLKPNGCIIDVKSMLDLEEIKKQECNFWRL
- a CDS encoding class I SAM-dependent methyltransferase, which encodes MNVTVRACPICGAKNSKDHAFPYATRYNGRLFCYLHCVSCNSVFVDPIPDDATFARMYAKAEYHDCHYEGKDGGEYTASAQLLKQYLPVGASVLDYGCGVGAFLHALSEEGFNPFGVEFDKDAADFAGQKAGCEAVSVDDFLIRPEKPMFDAIHFGDVLEHLPDPSGTLEELLGNLKPGGVLFVEGPLEINPSPVYWVARIFGAIKRIVRPSFIAGHEPTHLFRTAASQQMAFFFYVEPNLNLKYWQIYETGWPYASGGLIKQSIAKLAKVLGGKSLQGATFGNRFRGVFVRHT